The DNA region GACATCGCGCCCATCGCGGCGCGCTGCGCCGACGGCCGCTGACGGGCCTCGTCGACCCCACGCTGGCGCAGGTGCACCAGCACCTGGGGGATGTCGATGCGCACCGGGCAGGCGTCGAAGCAGGCGCCGCAGAGTGTCGAGGCGTACGGCAGGGTGCGGTTCGCCCCGGCCCGCTGCCCGGTCAGCTGCGGGGAGAGGATCGCGCCGATCGGTCCGGGATAGACCGAGCCGTAGGCGTGCCCGCCGACCCTTTCGTACACCGGGCAGACGTTGAGGCAGGCGGAGCAGCGGATGCAGCGCAGCGCCTGCCGGCCGACCGGGTCGGCGAGGGTGTCGGACCGGCCGTTGTCGAGCAGCACGATGTGCAGCTCGCGGGGGCCGTCTCCGGGGGTGACGCCGGTCCACATCGAGGTGTACGGGTTCATCCGTTCACCGGTCGAGGAGCGGGGCAGCAGTTGCAGGAAGACCGACAGGTCGGCGACGTCGGGGACGAGTTTCTCCACGCCGACGACGGAGATCATGGTCTGCGGCAGGGTCAGGCACATCCGGCCGTTGCCCTCGGACTCGACCACGACCAGGGTGCCGGTACGGGCGACCGCGAAGTTCGCCCCGGAGATCGCCACCCGGGCGGTGAGGAAGCGTTCCCGCAGGTAGCGGCGGGCGGCCTCGGCCAGAGCCGGCGGGTCGTCGGTCAGCGTGGCCAGGTCGACCCCGGGCATCCGGCGGGCGAAGATCTCCCGGATCTGGGACCGGTTGTAGTGGATCGCCGGGACGAGGATGTGCGACGGGGTGTCGTCGGCCAGTTGGACGATGAGTTCGGCGAGGTCGGTCTCCATGGCCTCGATGCCGGCGGCGGCGAGGGTCTCGTTGAGCCCGATCTCCTGGGTGGCCATCGACTTGATCTTCACGACCTGGTCGGCGCCGGTCCGTCGGACCAGGTCGGTGACGATCCGGCCGGCCTCGTCGGCGTCGCGGGCCCAGTGCACCTGGGCGCCGGCGGCGGTGGCGGCCGCCTCGAACTGTTCGAGCAGTTCGGGCAGTCGGGCCAGGACGTCGTCCTTGATCGCCGCCCCGGCGGCGCGCAGCGCCTCCCACTGGTCGACCTCGGCCACCACGCGTTCGCGTTTGTCGCGGATCGTCCGGGTGGCCCGGTGCAGGTTGGCCCGGAGCTGGTCGTCGCGCAGGTGCCGGGCCGCCGCCGTGGGGAACGGCAGCCGCGCGGTCACGTTTCCGGTCGCGCTCATGTGGCTCCTTCCACGGTGCCGGCCAGGATCTGCGCGTAGTGCACGGCCCGTACCGGGGTGCGGTGGCGGCCGAGTCCACCGCCGATGTGGGCCAGGCAGGAGTTGTCGGCGGCGGCCAGGTAGCGGGCACCGGTGTCGCGTACGGCCCGGCACTTGTCGGCGAGCATCGCCGCGGACACGGCGGCGTTGGTGAGCGCGAAGGTGCCACCGAAGCCGCAGCATTCGCGGGCGTCCGGCAGGTCGATCAGCTCGATGTCGCGCACCGCGCGCAGCAGCCGCAGCGGCCGGTCGGCCAGCCGCAGCGTCCGCAGGCCGTGGCAGGTCGGGTGGTACGTCACCGGGTGCGGGAAGCGGGCGCCGACGTCGGTGACCCCGAGGACGTCGACCAGCAGCTCGGACAGCTCGTACACCCGGGGGCGCAGCGTGGCCACGGCGGCGGCGAGCTGGTCGTCGTCGGCGGCCAGCCGGGGGTAGGCGTCGCGGACCATCGCCACGCACGACCCGGACGGGGCGACGATCACCTGCTGGTCGGCGAAGGCGTCGACGAAGCGGCGGACCAGCGGCAGGGCCTCTGCCCGGTATCCGCTGTTGGCGTGCAGCTGCCCGCAGCAGGTCTGGTCGAGCGGGAAGTCGACGGTGTGTCCGAGCCGCTCCAGCAGGTGGACCACGGCCCGGCCGGTGCCGGGGTAGAGCGCGTCGTTGAGGCAGGTGACGAAGAGGGCGATCCGCACCGGTCAGCCCTGCCCGAAGTAGGGCAGGTGGCGTTCGCGGGCGGCCAGCAGGTGGTCGCGGACGGCGGCCTCGGCCCGGTCGGGGTCGCCGGCGTCGACGGCGTCGACGATGCGGTGGTGCTCGGCGCCGCTGGTGCGGTAGTGCGTCGGCGGGAAGTGCAGGCGGAACAGGTGCAGGTGGGGGCGCAGGCGCACGATCGCGTCGTGCAGCATCCGGTTGCCGGAGCGCTCGGCGAGCAACTGGTGGAAGCGGGCGTCGGCGGCGGTGAAGGCGGCGATGCTGGCGTACCCCTGGGTGTCGGGCACCGGGCCGGGCAGGGTCGCGGCCGCGCGGAGCCGGTCGGTCGCGGCGGGGTCGTCGGCGGGTACGGCGCGGGTGGCGGCCCGCCGGGCGGCGGCGGTTTCCAGGATCAGCCGCATGTCGACGAGTTCGTCGAACTCGTCGCGGGTAAGCAGAGGAGCGGCGGTGTAACCGACCAGGGGTCGCTTGCGCACCAGCCCGTCGGCTTCGAGTCGGGCCAGTGCCTCGCGGACCGGAGTGGGGGAGACCTGCAGTTCGCGGGCGAGGGCGTCGATGTTGATCCGGGCGCCCGGTGCGACGACGTGGTCCATCACCTGGGCCCGGATCGTGCCGTACACGTCGTCGGTGAGGGTGAGACGGCGGGCAGGCCGCACGGGGCACTCCCTTGTCGGTCTTGTCGGTGGGACCGCTGGACAGCGAGGTCGAGACAGCGAGGTTGATCGAAGATCCTATAGGATCTTCGGGACGTTGGACAGATCGGAGAGGGTGCCCGGTGAGCGCAGCGCAGTCGAATCCGGCGGCGGACAAGATCTATCTCGGCTGTTACACGGCCGACGGCGGCGGCAACGGGGCCGGGGTGATGCTGGCCCGCCGCGACCCGGCCTCCGGCCGGCTCGACGAACCGGTGCTGGTCGCCGAGTGTCCGTCGCCGTCGTTCCTGGCCCGGCACCCGCAGTTGCCGGCCCTCTACGCGGTCAGCGAGGTCGACGACGGCGTGGTGGTGGCCTGGGCGGCCGATGACGACGGCGGGCTGCGGGCGCTGGGCAGCGAGTCCACCGGCGGGGCGAGCCCGTGCCACCTGGCGTTCGCCGCCACCGGGACACACCTGGTCAGCGTCAACTACGTCAGCGGCAGTGTCGCGGTGCACCCGGTGAGCGACAAGGGCGAGCTGCGGCCCCGTACCGATCTGCAGACCCACGTCGGGGCCGGTCCGCGCACCGACCGCCAGGACGGCCCGCACGCGCACATGGTCTGTCCGGACCTGGCCGGCAGCGGAATGTACGTCGTCGACCTGGGCACCGACGCGGTGCACCGCTACCTGCTCGACCCGCAGACCGGCCGGCTCGACGAACCGGACCCGGCGCTGGCGGCGACGCCGGGCAGCGGCCCCCGTCATCTCGCCCGGCACCCCGGCACCGGCCACCTCTACCTGGTCGGCGAGCTGGACGCGTCGGTCACCGCGTACCAGGTCGACGACACCGGGCGGCTCGCGGAGTGCAGCCGGGTCGCGGCGAGTGCGGCGGACGGGCCGGTCCAGCCGTCCGAGATCGCCGTCGACGCCGCCGGCCGTCACCTGTACGTCGCCAACCGGGGTCCGGACACCGTCGCCGTCTTCTCGCTGGCCACGCCGGACCAGCCGCGCTACGTCACCGAGGTGACGACGGGCGGCCGGTGGCCCCGGCACTTCGCTCTCGTCGGCCCGCACCTGTACGTCGCGAACGAACGTTCTGATTCGATTGGCGTCTATGTCATCGATCCGGAGACGGGGGTGCCGCAGGTCTCCGGCGCGCCGATGCCGGCGCCTACCCCTACCTGTCTGCTGCCCGTTTCCTGGTAGTCCTCGCCGGCTCGTCCCACCCCCGCCTCGATCGGGTGTTTGGCGAGGTAGGGGCGGGTCGAACAGTTCCTTGAAACGTACGGAAACGGTCCGACTACGCGAAGTCACGAAATCCCGCGCAAGTGTTTCTCCTCCGTAACTATCGTCCGAACGTACCTACCAGATCCGCCCATGCATCCGGAGTATGGGACCGTGCCAGGCCGTCACCGGATGCGAAGTCGTGTCAGCGCAACGGGCGCCGTCGCAGCCGCGATGGCGCTCGTCGTCGTTGTCGCCGGGGTCTGGTTCGGCTACCAACGGCTGTCGGCACCCTCGTGCTCCGGGGAACTGCCGCTGGTGGTCTCGGCCGCGCCGGAGATCGCCCCGGCCCTGCAGGCCGCCGCCGACCAGTGGCGCAGCGACGCTGGCGCGGTCGGCGACACCTGCGTCGCGGTCCAGGTCGCCGCCGCCGACCCGGTCGACGTGGCCGCCGTCGTCGCCGGGCAGCACGGGGTCGCCCTGGCGGGTGTGGGCCAGGCCAGCGGTACGGCGGTCGCCCCGCACGTCTGGGTGCCGGACTCGTCGACCTGGTTGGCCCGGCTGAGCTCGCTGGCGCCCGGATTCGCCCCCGACAACAACGCCTCGGTCGCCCGCAGCCCGGTCGTGGTCGCCATGCCCGAACCGGTCGCGGCCAACCTCGGCTGGCCCGAGCAGCAGCTGACCTGGACCGACCTGCTGCAACAGATCACCACCGGCACCGACCTGCGGACCGGCATCGTGGAACCGACCCGGGACGCGGCCGGGTTGTCCGGCCTGCTCGCCCTCGGCGCGGCCGCCAGCGAGGCGGGCGAGAACGCCCAACAGGCGACGACCGCCGCGCTGCGGGCCCTGGCGACCGGGCGGTCCGCGCTGCGTGAGGACCTGCTGGCCCGGTTCCCACGCTCGGCGGATCCGGCGTCGGTCGCCTCCTCGCTGAGCGCCGCCGCGTTGAGTGAAGAGGACGTGATCGAGTACAACGCGACCCAGCCGCCGATCCCGCTGGCCGCGCTGTACCTGGAACCCGCACCGATGTCGCTGGACTACCCGTACGCCGTGCTGCCCGGCGCGGACCCGGCCACGTCCGCTGCCGCCGCCGGCTTCTTCGCCCGGCTCGGCCAGGCCGGTTTCCGTGACCGTCTTGGCGACCAGGGGCTGCGTAGTGCCGACGGCACCTGGGGGGCCGGGTTCAGCGCCCCGCAGGGAGCGCCGAGTCCGGCCGGCACCGCCCCGGTCACGGCCGCCCCGCAGACCGGCGGTACGGCGGCCGGCGGGCTCGACCCGGTCGTCATCGACCGGGTGCTGGCCAGTTGGACCTCGGTCACCCTGCCGGCCCGGATGCTGGCGGTGATCGACGTCTCCGGGTCGATGCTGGACCCGGTGCCGACCGCCGGCGGAGCCACCCGGGCCGACGTCACCCGGGAAGCGGCCCGGCGCGGACTCGGGCTGTTCGATGATTCCTGGGCACTCGGTCTATGGATCTTCTCCACTGAGCTGGAGGGGGCGCAGGACTGGCGCGAACTGGTGCCGATCAGCCCGCTGAGTAGCCAGCGGTCCACGCTTGAAGCGTCGCTTGATCAGGTGGTGCCGAAACGAAATGGCAACACCGGTTTGTACGACACGACACTGGCCGCCTATCTGGCGGTGCAGGACGAGTGGGCGGCTGGGCGTGTCAACTCGGTGGTCATGTTCACAGATGGTAGGAACGAGGACGACGAAGGGATGACCCAGGAGCAGCTGCTTGCCGAGTTGGCCGAGGTGGCGGACCCGCAGCGGCCGATCCAGGTGATCTATGTCGGCATCGGCGACGGGGTGAGTCAGGAGGAGTTGGAGTCGATCACCGAGGTGACAGGTGGCGGCGTGTTCGTGACCGAGGACCCGGCGAACATCGGCGACATCCTGCTGAAGGCGATCGCACTGCGGCCCACAACCGTCCGCTGAGTTGGTGAATTTGGGGGTTTCGGATGATCCGCCGACTCGCCCGGGTGTCCTACCGTTCAACAGCGGCTCCATATTGTACTTCTCGCCGTGAATTGATCGCGACAAGTGACGTTAATCTGTCGCAAGCTTCGGCCCCACCTCCGGGTGGGCCAAGATATCGGGGTGCCCTGGCACCGCCGGTACCAACGAAGGGCCAGTACGGTGCCCGGGGGATGCGTCGACTCGAGCGAGCTGGGGAGGGCTAGTGACGTCGGCGACACTGGTCAACGCTGCGGTGGTGCAACCGGACTCCGTTCCGGAAGCGCCGACCGCGGTTCTGCACGCACGACAGCGTGCCTACGTCCGGGCGATAGCCGCCCTGGACATGAGCATCCTCTGCACAGCCGTGCTGGCCGGCTACCTGGTCCGGTTCGGTGCCGAGGAGGCCACTGGGGCGGACCTGCCCTACGTACTGGTCACACCCTTGCTACTGATCGCGTGGCTGGCCTCGCTGAAGCTGCTGCGCTGCTACGACGACCGGGTGCTCGGCTACGGCGCCGACGAGTACCGCCGGGTCATCACCGCCAGCCTGCGGCTCGCCGGCACGGTGGCGATCATCGGGTACGTCGCCAACGTCGGCATCAGCCGCGGCTTCCTGGCGGTGGCCTTCTCGGTGGGCACCGTCGGCCTGGTGGCCGGGCGGTTCGGTGCCCGCAAGTACCTGCACCGACGGCGGGCCGTCGGGGCCGGCTGGTTCCGCAAGGTGCTGGTGGTGGGGGACACCCCGCACGTGCTGGAGCTGGTGCACACCCTGCGCCGCGAGCCGTACGCCGGTTACCGGGTGGTCGGCGCGTGCATCCCGGACGCGTTGCTGGCACCGGTGCCGCAGCGGCTCGGTGACGTACCGGTCGCCGGATCGTTCCGCAACATCCCGGACGCCGCCGCCGCGACCGGCGCCGACACCGTCGCGGTCACCGCCTCCGGTGAGCTGACCGCGACCCGGCTGCGTCGGCTGGGCTGGCAACTGGAGGGCACCGGCATCGACCTGGTGCTGGCTCCGGCGCTGACCGACGTCGCCGGCCCTCGGATCCACACCCGGCCGGTCGCCGGGCTGCCGCTGATCCACGTCGAGGCACCGGAGTTCCGGGGGACCCGCAAGCTGGTCAAGGGCTTCGTCGACCGGTCGGTCTCGCTGCTGGCGTTGACCCTGCTGCTGCCGGTGCTGACGCTGATCGCCCTGGCGATCAAGCTCGACAACCGGGGTCCAGTGATCTTCAAGCAGGTACGGGTCGGCCAGGGCGGTCGGGAGTTCCACGTCTACAAGTTCCGAACCATGGTCGTCAACGCCGACGCCCTGCTCGCCGAGCTCGTCGCCAAGAACGAGACCGACGGGCTGATGTTCAAGATGCGCGACGACCCGCGGATCACCCGGGTGGGCCGGTTCCTGCGCAAGTTCTCCCTTGACGAGCTGCCGCAGCTGGCCAACGTGCTGTTCGGCCACATGAGCCTGGTGGGCCCCCGGCCGCCGCTGCCGTCGGAGGTCGCCCGTTACGACGGCGACGTCGCCCGGCGGTTGCTCGTGAAGCCCGGGATGACCGGGCTGTGGCAGGTCAGCGGGCGCTCCGACCTGTCGTGGGAGGACGGCATCCGCCTCGACCTCTACTACGTGGAGAACTGGTCGCTCGCCAGCGACCTGACCATCCTGTGGAAGACCTTCGGGGCCGTCGTCAACGGCCGTGGCGCCTACTGACCCCGTCTCCATGATCGCGACGATCTTGCAGTTATCGAGAGCTTTTGTCCAGATTGCTCCTTGATAATCGCAAGATCGTCGCGATCATGGGGTGGGCGGCGGCGGTGAGCTGAGTCAGGGGAGGCCGAGCCACGGTGTCAGCGTGCGCCGAGGCTGAGCCAGGGGGCCGGGTGGTCACGGACCGCCCGTACCACCGCTCCGGCCGCGCCGGTCGCGGCGGCCTCAGGGCCGAGAACCGACGGCTGTACGGTGACCGGAGACCAGCCGGCGGTCAGCACCCGTCGACCGATCTCCGCCTCGACCACCGGCGACAGCCACGGAGCCAGCGGCGCGTAGATCCCGCCGAGCAGCACCGTCTGCACGTCCAGCAGGTTGACCACACCGGCGAGGACCACCCCGAGGGCCCCGGCGGCGGCGGCCAGCGCGCGGCGTACCTGCGGTTGGCCGTCGTAAGCGCGACCGGCCAGTTGCCGTAGCGCCTCGGCGGCGGTCAGCCCCTGGTCGGCGAGCCCGGCGGACCGCAGGATCGCCTCCTGGCCGGCGTACTGCTCCAGGCAGCCGCGCGCACCACAGCGGCAGGTCGGGCCGTCCGGGCGGACCGCGAGGTGGCCGAGCTCGCCGCTCCAACCTCGGGCTCCCCGGAACAGTTGCCCGTCGACGACGATGCCGGCGCCGATGCCGATCTCGCCGGAGACGTAGACGAACGTGGTCAGCTCGCCGTTGCGGGCGTGCAGTTCACCGAGGGCCGCGAGGTTGGCTTCGTTGTCGACGGTCAACGGCAGGTCGGCCAGCGGGGTGCCGGCGGCGGCCAGGGCGGCCGGCACCGCGACGTCCTGCCAGCCGAGGTTGGGGGCCAGTCGGACGACGCCCTCGCTGGTCACCAGCCCCGGCACCGCGAGCGCCGCGCCGGCGATCGGCAGCTCGGCGACCTCCGGGGCGGTCAGGACGGTGCCGGCCAGCTCCGCCAGCCGGGTCAGCACCGTCTCGGGGGTTTCCGGCCGCTGGTCGGCGCGGTGTACGGCGCGGTGGCGGACCGCCCCGGTCAGGTCGACCACGCAGGCGGCCAGGTAGTCGACGTTGATCTCCAGGCCGAGGCCGGCGGGGCCGTGTGCGGCGAGGGCCAGCCCGGTGGCCGGCCGGCCGGCGCCGACGCGGGGCACCGGGTCGACCTCGGTCAGCAGCCGGCCGCCGATCAGTTCGTCGACGAGTGCGGAGACGGTGGCCCGGGTGAGCCCGGTGGTGGCGGCGATCTCGGCCCGCGACGGCGGTCGTCCGGCGGCGGCGACCTGGCGGACCACCAGGCCGAGATGGTGCTCGCGCAGACCAGCCTGGCGTAGCGGAGATTCTGGCGTGCGCATGGCCTTGACAATGCCACACCACAGGAAAATAATTCAATCACTAAACAAATCTGTCGTGTTACGCGGAGGTCACCATGACAGTCCAGCCCACACCGGCCGACAAATTCTCCTTCGGGCTCTGGACCGTCGGATGGCAGGCCCGTGACCAGTTCGGCGACGCCAGCCGTGGCCCGCTCGACGCCGTCGAGGCGGTGCACCAGCTCGCCAACCTCGGCGCGTACGGGATCACCTTCCACGACGACGACCTGATCCCGTTCGGCTCCGACGCGGCCAGCCGCGACCAGCACATCGCCCGGTTCCGCAAGGCCCTGGAGGAGACCGGCCTGGTGGTGCCGATGGTCACCACCAACCTCTTCGGCCACCCGATCTTCAAGGACGGCGGCTTCACCAGCAACGACCGCTCCATCCGGCGGTTCGCGCTGCGCAAGGTGCTGCGCAACATCGACCTCGCCGCCGAGCTGGGCGCGAAGACCTTCGTCATGTGGGGCGGCCGGGAAGGCTCCGAGTACGACCACGCCAAGGACATCCGCGCCGCGCTCGACCGCTACCGGGAGGCCGTCGACCTGCTCGGCCAGTACGTCCTCGACCGCGGCTACGACCTGCGGTTCGCCATCGAGCCCAAGCCGAACGAGCCGCGCGGCGACATCCTGCTGCCCACCGTCGGGCACGCCCTCGCCTTCATCAACAGCCTGGCTCACCCGGAGCTGGTCGGCCTCAACCCCGAGGTCGGCCACGAGCAGATGGCCGGGCTCAACTTCACCCACGGCATCGCCCAGGCCCTGTGGCACGGCAAGCTGTTCCACATCGACCTCAACGGCCAGCGCGGCGTCAAGTTCGACCAGGACCTGGTCTTCGGCCACGGCGACCTGCTCAACGCGTTCTCCCTGGTCGACCTGCTGGAAAACGGCGGCCCCGACGGCACCCCGGCCTACGACGGCCCCCGGCACTTCGACTACAAGCCCTCGCGCACCGAGGACTACACCGGCGTGTGGGCGTCGGCCGCCGCCAACATGCGTACGTACCTGCTGCTCAAGGAGCGGGCGGCGGCGTTCCGGGCCGACCCCGAGGTGCAGGAGGCCCTCGCGGCCAGCAAGGTCCCGGACCTGGCGGTGCCCACCCTCAACCCGGGGGAGACCTACACCGACCTGCTCGCCGACCGGTCCAGCTTCGAGGACTTCGACCCGGAGGCCGTCGCCGAGCAGGGCTTCCACTTCGTACGCCTCAACCAGCTCGCGGTCGAGCACCTGCTCGGCGCCCGTTCCTGACCACCCGCTGACCCTGACACCCGCCCGACCCCCTCATGGAGGACCAGCCGTGACCCTCGTCGCCGGCGTCGACTCGTCGACCCAGTCGTGCAAGGTGGTGATCCGCGACGCGGACACCGGCAAACTGGTCCGTGAGGGCCGGGCGGCACATCCGGACGGCACCGAGGTGCACCCGGACGCCTGGTGGGCGGCGCTGCAACAGGCCGTCGACGCCGCCGGCGGGCTGGACGACGTCTCCGCCGCCGCCGTCGCCGGCCAACAGCACGGCATGGTCTGCCTCGACGAGGGCGGCGACGTGGTCCGCCCCGCCCTGCTGTGGAACGACACCCGCTCGGCCGGTGCCGCCGCCGAACTGATCGACGAGTTCGGCGGCGGCACCGCCGGCCGGCAGGCCTGGGCCGACGCCGTCGGCCTGGTGCCGGTGGCCAGCTTCACCATCACCAAACTGCGCTGGCTGGCCCGCACCGAGCCGGCGTCGGCCGACCGTACGGCCGCGGTCTGCCTGCCACACGACTGGCTGACCTGGCGGCTGGCCGGCACCGGCGACCTCGCCGCGCTGCGGACCGACCGCAGCGACGCCAGTGGCACCGGCTACTGGTCGGCCGCGACCGGCCAGTACCGCCCCGACCTGCTCGAACACGCCTTCGGCCGGACGCCGCTGGTGCCGACGGTGCTCGGCCCCACCGACCCGGCCGGCGCGCTGCGCTCCGGCGCACCGCTCGGCCCCGGTGCCGGTGACAACGCCGCCGCCGCCCTCGGCGTCGGCGCCCGCCCCGGCGACGTGATCGTCTCGATCGGCACCTCCGGCACCGTGTTCAGCGTCGCCGACACCCCGGCCGCCGACCCCAGCGGCACCGTTGCCGGCTTCGCCGACACCACCGGCCGGTTCCTGCCACTGGTCGCCACCCTCAACGCCGCCCGGGTGCTCGACGCCGCCGCGAAGCTGCTCGGCGTCGACCACGACCGGCTCGCCGAGCTGGCGCTCAGCGCGCCGGCCGGCGCCGACGGGCTGGTGCTGGTGCCGTACCTCGAAGGGGAACGCACCCCCGACCGGCCGACGGCCAGCGGCTCGCTGCACGGGCTCACCCTGGCCAGCAGCACCCCCGCGCACCTGGCGCGGGCCGCCGTCGAGGGCATGCTCTGCGCGCTCGCCGACGGCCTGGACGCCCTGGTCGCCCAGGGCGCGGCCGTCAACCGGGTCATCCTGGTCGGCGGCGGGGCGCGCTCTGCGGCGGTACGCCGGATCGCGCCCGAGGTGTTCGGCTGCCCGGTGCTGGTGCCGCCACCGGGGGAGTACGTCGCCGACGGTGCCGCCCGGCAGGCCGCCTGGCTGGCGCTGGGCACCCCCGACGCGCCCGACTGGACCCCGGCCGACACCGAGGAGTACGCAGCCGACCCGGTGCCCGCCATCCGGGACAGGTACGCCGACGCCCGCGACCACGTCCTGAACCGGGTCACCGCCAGCTGACACTGCTGGCCGTACTCGCTGTCTACGGTCTTGTTGTCTGGACGGCGTCGTCGTCGATCCAGGACTGTCACTGCGTGTGGTCCGCTGTCTGTTGTGGGCGATATGTGGTGGCAGATCGTGATGGACTCTTTACAGGTATGGAGGTGGCTCTCTAGGGTCGGACGGACATGCCCAATAGCCACGGGGGTCCCTAGTGGATGCTGTCCATGTGCCGCCGTCCCGTCCGAGCCGTCCCCGACAATATTGGCTGGCGTTCCCGACCGCCGTAGTGCTGGGACTTGTCAGTGCGGCGCTGCCGCCGTCCCCGGTAGAGGCTCAGGCCCAACAGCCGCAGTGTGTGGGTGAGGCGGCGACATCCGCTGCGGCCGAGCGGATCGCCGAGGCCTGCGCGGTCCGGGTCGAGGCCCTCGACCTGCGGGACGAGTACTCACAGGTCTATGTGGAACCCGATGGTTCACGCACCTTGGAATCGGCGGTCGTGCCGCAGCGGGTTCGTACCGGGGCCGACTCGTGGACGCCCGTCTCGACCGAGCTGACGGAGCGACCGGACGGCCGGCTCGCTCCGGCGGCCACCACGGCCGATGTCTCGTTCAGCGGTGACGGTACGGGTCCGTTGGTGGCCGTCCGAATGGGCGAGCATGAGTTCACCCTGTCGTGGCCGGAGCCGCTCTCCGCGCCGACAGTGCAGGGCGACACCGCCGTCTACGGATCGGTGTTCCCCGACACGGATCTGCACGTCATCGCCACCCCGACCGGCTACCGGCATGTGTTGGAGGTCAAGACCGCTCAGGCTGCGTCGCATCCGGACCTTGGGCGGATCCGGTACGTGCTCGGTGGGGACATCACCCCGCAGTCACTGACCGAGGGCGGGTTGCGGCTTGTTGACCCGGATGGGCGGACC from Solwaraspora sp. WMMD791 includes:
- a CDS encoding lactate utilization protein B; this encodes MSATGNVTARLPFPTAAARHLRDDQLRANLHRATRTIRDKRERVVAEVDQWEALRAAGAAIKDDVLARLPELLEQFEAAATAAGAQVHWARDADEAGRIVTDLVRRTGADQVVKIKSMATQEIGLNETLAAAGIEAMETDLAELIVQLADDTPSHILVPAIHYNRSQIREIFARRMPGVDLATLTDDPPALAEAARRYLRERFLTARVAISGANFAVARTGTLVVVESEGNGRMCLTLPQTMISVVGVEKLVPDVADLSVFLQLLPRSSTGERMNPYTSMWTGVTPGDGPRELHIVLLDNGRSDTLADPVGRQALRCIRCSACLNVCPVYERVGGHAYGSVYPGPIGAILSPQLTGQRAGANRTLPYASTLCGACFDACPVRIDIPQVLVHLRQRGVDEARQRPSAQRAAMGAMSWVMRDRRRYAAALRTARRGAAPLRWATGRRGTVRRLPWPLAGWTASRDAPLPAPHSFRDWWLARATEPDR
- a CDS encoding (Fe-S)-binding protein, with protein sequence MRIALFVTCLNDALYPGTGRAVVHLLERLGHTVDFPLDQTCCGQLHANSGYRAEALPLVRRFVDAFADQQVIVAPSGSCVAMVRDAYPRLAADDDQLAAAVATLRPRVYELSELLVDVLGVTDVGARFPHPVTYHPTCHGLRTLRLADRPLRLLRAVRDIELIDLPDARECCGFGGTFALTNAAVSAAMLADKCRAVRDTGARYLAAADNSCLAHIGGGLGRHRTPVRAVHYAQILAGTVEGAT
- a CDS encoding GntR family transcriptional regulator, with the protein product MRPARRLTLTDDVYGTIRAQVMDHVVAPGARINIDALARELQVSPTPVREALARLEADGLVRKRPLVGYTAAPLLTRDEFDELVDMRLILETAAARRAATRAVPADDPAATDRLRAAATLPGPVPDTQGYASIAAFTAADARFHQLLAERSGNRMLHDAIVRLRPHLHLFRLHFPPTHYRTSGAEHHRIVDAVDAGDPDRAEAAVRDHLLAARERHLPYFGQG
- a CDS encoding lactonase family protein gives rise to the protein MSAAQSNPAADKIYLGCYTADGGGNGAGVMLARRDPASGRLDEPVLVAECPSPSFLARHPQLPALYAVSEVDDGVVVAWAADDDGGLRALGSESTGGASPCHLAFAATGTHLVSVNYVSGSVAVHPVSDKGELRPRTDLQTHVGAGPRTDRQDGPHAHMVCPDLAGSGMYVVDLGTDAVHRYLLDPQTGRLDEPDPALAATPGSGPRHLARHPGTGHLYLVGELDASVTAYQVDDTGRLAECSRVAASAADGPVQPSEIAVDAAGRHLYVANRGPDTVAVFSLATPDQPRYVTEVTTGGRWPRHFALVGPHLYVANERSDSIGVYVIDPETGVPQVSGAPMPAPTPTCLLPVSW
- a CDS encoding VWA domain-containing protein, which codes for MALVVVVAGVWFGYQRLSAPSCSGELPLVVSAAPEIAPALQAAADQWRSDAGAVGDTCVAVQVAAADPVDVAAVVAGQHGVALAGVGQASGTAVAPHVWVPDSSTWLARLSSLAPGFAPDNNASVARSPVVVAMPEPVAANLGWPEQQLTWTDLLQQITTGTDLRTGIVEPTRDAAGLSGLLALGAAASEAGENAQQATTAALRALATGRSALREDLLARFPRSADPASVASSLSAAALSEEDVIEYNATQPPIPLAALYLEPAPMSLDYPYAVLPGADPATSAAAAGFFARLGQAGFRDRLGDQGLRSADGTWGAGFSAPQGAPSPAGTAPVTAAPQTGGTAAGGLDPVVIDRVLASWTSVTLPARMLAVIDVSGSMLDPVPTAGGATRADVTREAARRGLGLFDDSWALGLWIFSTELEGAQDWRELVPISPLSSQRSTLEASLDQVVPKRNGNTGLYDTTLAAYLAVQDEWAAGRVNSVVMFTDGRNEDDEGMTQEQLLAELAEVADPQRPIQVIYVGIGDGVSQEELESITEVTGGGVFVTEDPANIGDILLKAIALRPTTVR
- a CDS encoding sugar transferase, producing the protein MVQPDSVPEAPTAVLHARQRAYVRAIAALDMSILCTAVLAGYLVRFGAEEATGADLPYVLVTPLLLIAWLASLKLLRCYDDRVLGYGADEYRRVITASLRLAGTVAIIGYVANVGISRGFLAVAFSVGTVGLVAGRFGARKYLHRRRAVGAGWFRKVLVVGDTPHVLELVHTLRREPYAGYRVVGACIPDALLAPVPQRLGDVPVAGSFRNIPDAAAATGADTVAVTASGELTATRLRRLGWQLEGTGIDLVLAPALTDVAGPRIHTRPVAGLPLIHVEAPEFRGTRKLVKGFVDRSVSLLALTLLLPVLTLIALAIKLDNRGPVIFKQVRVGQGGREFHVYKFRTMVVNADALLAELVAKNETDGLMFKMRDDPRITRVGRFLRKFSLDELPQLANVLFGHMSLVGPRPPLPSEVARYDGDVARRLLVKPGMTGLWQVSGRSDLSWEDGIRLDLYYVENWSLASDLTILWKTFGAVVNGRGAY
- a CDS encoding ROK family protein, producing MRTPESPLRQAGLREHHLGLVVRQVAAAGRPPSRAEIAATTGLTRATVSALVDELIGGRLLTEVDPVPRVGAGRPATGLALAAHGPAGLGLEINVDYLAACVVDLTGAVRHRAVHRADQRPETPETVLTRLAELAGTVLTAPEVAELPIAGAALAVPGLVTSEGVVRLAPNLGWQDVAVPAALAAAGTPLADLPLTVDNEANLAALGELHARNGELTTFVYVSGEIGIGAGIVVDGQLFRGARGWSGELGHLAVRPDGPTCRCGARGCLEQYAGQEAILRSAGLADQGLTAAEALRQLAGRAYDGQPQVRRALAAAAGALGVVLAGVVNLLDVQTVLLGGIYAPLAPWLSPVVEAEIGRRVLTAGWSPVTVQPSVLGPEAAATGAAGAVVRAVRDHPAPWLSLGAR
- the xylA gene encoding xylose isomerase, yielding MTVQPTPADKFSFGLWTVGWQARDQFGDASRGPLDAVEAVHQLANLGAYGITFHDDDLIPFGSDAASRDQHIARFRKALEETGLVVPMVTTNLFGHPIFKDGGFTSNDRSIRRFALRKVLRNIDLAAELGAKTFVMWGGREGSEYDHAKDIRAALDRYREAVDLLGQYVLDRGYDLRFAIEPKPNEPRGDILLPTVGHALAFINSLAHPELVGLNPEVGHEQMAGLNFTHGIAQALWHGKLFHIDLNGQRGVKFDQDLVFGHGDLLNAFSLVDLLENGGPDGTPAYDGPRHFDYKPSRTEDYTGVWASAAANMRTYLLLKERAAAFRADPEVQEALAASKVPDLAVPTLNPGETYTDLLADRSSFEDFDPEAVAEQGFHFVRLNQLAVEHLLGARS